The following are encoded in a window of Vibrio sp. SCSIO 43136 genomic DNA:
- a CDS encoding LysR family transcriptional regulator translates to MNISEIDLNLLFILKRLLEEKHVSNTATALNMSQSSVSRALKKMRDSFDDELLVRSHHGYELTPKAESIKSDITTVINSLEKLLHKQSFDPRTVRSTVRFYGLQPQIDALMPKVIAKVREQAPKMTVSIDSAPKRHFEGLINGDVHFVLSSHVPPSSEQNLYRMVVAKRTFRLLMNRDHPLAKGKITVDRLRHCQFGQISLQGEKSLSFEHKYKELGLIDKNRKLNIPVQISNFNSAASIAAETDIIFHLPTPFAMTACLDERLVVREVPEEQQLEFNQVSLYWHRRFHDDPMCEWVRSLFKQLYGSSQALA, encoded by the coding sequence ATGAATATCTCAGAGATTGACCTTAATTTACTTTTCATCCTCAAGCGCTTGCTAGAAGAAAAACATGTTTCCAATACTGCAACGGCTCTAAATATGAGTCAGTCATCGGTCAGTCGGGCACTGAAGAAGATGCGTGACTCTTTCGATGACGAACTCTTGGTACGTTCGCATCATGGTTATGAATTGACACCAAAAGCGGAATCTATCAAGTCTGATATTACGACGGTTATCAACAGCCTAGAAAAACTTTTGCATAAGCAGTCGTTTGATCCTAGAACCGTGCGCTCTACAGTACGTTTCTACGGCCTACAGCCACAGATTGATGCATTGATGCCGAAAGTTATTGCGAAGGTACGAGAGCAAGCACCCAAAATGACGGTAAGTATTGATAGTGCACCTAAGCGTCATTTTGAGGGACTGATTAACGGAGATGTCCATTTTGTGCTTTCTTCTCATGTCCCTCCGAGTTCTGAGCAGAACCTTTATCGAATGGTAGTTGCAAAAAGGACGTTTAGATTACTTATGAATCGTGATCATCCTTTGGCGAAAGGGAAGATCACGGTTGATAGACTGCGTCACTGTCAATTTGGTCAGATCTCGTTGCAAGGGGAGAAAAGTCTCTCTTTTGAGCACAAATACAAAGAACTAGGGCTAATCGACAAAAATCGTAAGTTAAATATTCCTGTACAGATAAGTAACTTTAACTCGGCTGCGAGTATTGCTGCGGAAACGGATATTATTTTCCATTTACCTACTCCTTTCGCAATGACCGCTTGTTTAGATGAGCGTTTAGTCGTCCGTGAAGTTCCTGAAGAGCAGCAATTAGAATTCAATCAGGTAAGCCTATACTGGCATCGTCGATTTCATGATGATCCTATGTGCGAATGGGTACGTTCACTTTTCAAACAGCTTTATGGAAGTAGTCAAGCTCTTGCATAA
- a CDS encoding sugar ABC transporter permease has translation MDVVAVQRHLKRNAFAYLTALPMALTVFIAYMGTKFWSVRLSFTSSRMLPKDDFVGFAQYERLFSTSRWITSLENLLIIAFLFLAICFVLGFILSVFIDQKIKAESFFRTVFLFPYAMSFIVTGLVWQWIFNPQLGIQKTVNSLGFESFSFDWIVNPDMVLYTVIIAAVWQGAGLVMALLLAGLRGIDEDLWKATKIDGIPTWRVYISIILPMLRPMIITTVVLLSISIIKMYDVVVAMTGGGPGVSSEVPAKFIMDNLFERANIGLATAASTVMLTTVLCLIAPFIYNNYIKKQGR, from the coding sequence ATGGATGTAGTCGCTGTTCAACGGCATCTTAAACGCAATGCGTTCGCCTACCTTACAGCTTTGCCTATGGCGCTAACCGTGTTTATTGCCTACATGGGGACCAAGTTTTGGTCCGTTCGCCTCTCTTTTACTAGCTCTCGTATGCTGCCAAAAGATGACTTTGTCGGTTTTGCTCAGTATGAACGACTGTTTTCGACATCTCGATGGATCACATCGCTAGAAAATCTATTGATCATCGCATTCTTATTCCTAGCGATATGCTTTGTTCTTGGCTTCATTCTGTCAGTTTTCATTGACCAGAAGATCAAAGCAGAAAGCTTCTTTAGAACGGTGTTTTTATTCCCTTATGCGATGTCATTTATTGTAACGGGCTTGGTTTGGCAATGGATATTCAATCCCCAACTTGGCATACAGAAAACCGTCAATTCATTAGGCTTTGAGTCTTTCAGCTTTGACTGGATCGTAAACCCTGACATGGTGCTATACACCGTGATTATTGCGGCGGTATGGCAAGGTGCTGGGCTAGTAATGGCATTACTGCTCGCAGGGCTTCGAGGTATTGATGAAGACTTGTGGAAAGCGACCAAAATTGACGGCATTCCTACGTGGCGTGTTTACATCAGTATCATTTTGCCAATGCTACGCCCAATGATCATTACCACTGTTGTGCTGCTTTCTATCAGCATCATCAAGATGTACGACGTAGTAGTAGCAATGACTGGGGGCGGCCCTGGGGTATCGAGTGAAGTACCAGCCAAATTTATCATGGATAACTTATTTGAACGCGCCAACATTGGCCTTGCGACGGCCGCATCCACGGTAATGTTGACCACAGTGCTTTGCCTAATTGCACCTTTCATTTACAACAACTACATCAAGAAACAAGGAAGGTAA
- a CDS encoding carbohydrate ABC transporter permease, translating into MSATLSPSISEPVTKRPLSIKAKWGRVGIYGFLIITALFFLLPLYVMLVTSFKELEEIRLSSIFALPQNFSWDAWKVAWSSACTGLECSGLQVGFWNSVKILIPSVVISVLFGAVNGYALSFWKIKGANLLFACLLLGAFIPYQVFIYPLIRVYADIGIYGTLTGVVVSHVIFGMPIMTLLFRNYYSTLPLELFNAARIDGAGFFKVFFTIMLPMSTPIIIVAVIMQVTNIWNDFLIGLVFAGNDNLPMTVQLNNIVNTTTGERAYNVNMAATILTSLVPLIIYVASGRWFVRGIASGAVKG; encoded by the coding sequence ATGTCTGCGACTCTATCACCTTCAATTTCTGAACCTGTAACCAAGCGTCCTTTATCCATCAAGGCTAAGTGGGGCCGTGTCGGAATCTATGGGTTTCTTATCATAACTGCCCTGTTCTTCTTGCTGCCTTTGTACGTCATGTTAGTGACCTCATTTAAGGAACTGGAAGAGATCCGCCTAAGCTCAATTTTTGCCCTACCACAAAACTTTAGTTGGGATGCTTGGAAGGTTGCTTGGAGCAGTGCGTGTACTGGATTGGAATGTTCTGGTCTACAGGTAGGCTTTTGGAACTCCGTGAAGATCTTAATACCGAGTGTGGTCATTTCGGTGCTTTTTGGCGCAGTAAATGGCTATGCCTTGTCTTTTTGGAAAATCAAAGGCGCAAACCTACTGTTTGCTTGTTTGCTTCTTGGGGCATTTATTCCCTATCAAGTGTTCATCTACCCATTGATCCGTGTCTACGCTGATATTGGTATCTACGGCACATTAACTGGTGTGGTGGTTTCCCACGTTATCTTCGGCATGCCAATCATGACGCTGCTGTTTAGAAACTACTACAGCACCTTGCCGTTAGAACTATTCAATGCAGCACGTATCGATGGGGCTGGTTTCTTTAAGGTGTTCTTCACCATCATGCTGCCAATGTCGACGCCAATCATCATCGTGGCCGTGATCATGCAAGTAACCAACATCTGGAACGACTTCTTAATCGGTCTGGTATTTGCTGGTAATGACAATCTACCGATGACAGTACAGCTAAACAACATCGTCAACACCACCACTGGTGAGCGTGCCTACAACGTTAACATGGCCGCAACCATTCTTACTTCGTTAGTACCACTTATCATCTACGTTGCCTCTGGGCGTTGGTTTGTTCGTGGTATCGCTTCTGGTGCAGTAAAAGGATAA
- a CDS encoding ATP-binding cassette domain-containing protein, protein MGIVNISKLDISYETTKIVKQLDLSINDGEFLVLLGPSGCGKSTLLNAIGGLIDTSGGSIHFDGKDVTWADPKDRGIGMAGREHECLIIVRCIKTSEQYFV, encoded by the coding sequence ATGGGAATCGTAAACATTAGCAAGCTAGATATTAGCTACGAAACCACCAAAATCGTTAAACAGTTAGACCTATCCATCAATGACGGTGAGTTCCTTGTATTGCTTGGCCCATCGGGCTGCGGTAAATCCACACTACTCAATGCTATTGGTGGCTTGATTGACACCAGTGGCGGTTCTATCCACTTTGATGGCAAAGACGTGACTTGGGCGGACCCAAAAGATCGTGGTATCGGTATGGCAGGGCGAGAGCATGAGTGCCTAATTATTGTTCGATGCATCAAGACCAGCGAGCAATACTTTGTCTAA